Within the Nocardioides humi genome, the region GCTCTTCTCCGTTCCCGCGCTGCGCTTGTCTGGCTCGTCTCCGACGAACGCATCGCGGAGCTCGTCGCTCACCCCGGCGAGGTTGAGCTCGAAGGTGAAGCCCTGCTCGAAGCGGTAGGACTTGTTGACGTCGATCGGGTCGATCCCGTTGAGCGCCTCCTTGGCGGCCCGGATGACCCGGGTGTCCTTGGCGGCGATCTCGCCGGCGACCGCGAGCGCGGCGTCGTCGAGCCGCTCGCGGGGCACCACCTCGAGGACCGAGCCGAACTGCACCAGGTCGGCGGCCCGGATGGTGCGCGCGGTGAAGTAGAGGGTCCGCATCATGTGCTGGGGGACCAGCCGGGCCATGTGGGTCGCGGCGCCGAGCGCGCCCTGGTTGACCTCGGGTACGCCGAAGTAGGCGTCGTCGCTGGCGACGATGCAGTCCGCGTTGCCGACCAGCCCGACGCCGCCGCCGACACAGAAGCCGTTGACGGCCGCCACGACGGGGACCGCGCACTCGTAGACGGACCGGAACGCGGCGAAGCAGCCCCGGTTGGCGCCGAGGAGCGCCTCGAAGCCGGTGGTGCTCTGCATCTCCTTGATGTCGACGCCGGCGTTGAAGCCCTTGCCCTCCGCGCGGAGCACGACGACCTTGGTCGCCGGGTCCGCGCTCGCCTCGTCCAGGGCGGCGGCGACGTCGTACCAGCCCTGGACGGTGAGGGCGTTGACCGGGGGAGCGTTCATCGTGACGACGCGGATCCCGTCCGGCCGCAGCTCGCTGGTGACTGTCATGACCACACCGTACCAAGCATTTGCTTGGTAGGGTGGCGGCGTCCCGAGTCCCCGGCCGAAGAGGAGAGCCCACGTGAGCAGGTTGCTGGAGGGGCGGGTCGCGATCGTGACCGGCGCCGGACGAGGCATCGGCCGCGCCCATGCGCTGGAGCTGGCGCGACACGGCGCGAAGGTCGTCGTCAACGACTTCGGCGTGTCCCTCGCCGGCGAGGGCACCGGGGAGACGCCCGCCCACGAGGTCGTCGCCGAGATCGAGGCGGCGGGCGGCTCCGCGGTGGTGAACGGCGCCGACGTCGCCGACTTCGCCGCCGCCGAGGCCATGGTGCGCCAGGCGATCGAGGAGTACGGCGGCCTGGACATCCTCGTCAACAACGCCGGCTTCGTGCGCGACCGGATGCTCGTCAACACCTCCGAGGAGGAGTGGGACGCCGTGGTGCGGGTGCACCTCAAGGGCCACTTCGCCCCGCTGCGCCACGCCGGGGCCTACTGGCGGACGGAGGCCAAGGCGGGCCGGCAGCGCGCGGCGCGGGTGGTCAACACCTCCTCCGGCGCCGGGCTCCAGGGCTCGATCGGCCAGGCGACGTACTCCGCCGCCAAGGCGGGCATCGCCGGCCTCACCCTGGTCGCGGCCGCCGAGATGGGCCGGTACGGCGTGACCGTCAACGCGATCGCCCCCGTGGCGAGGACCCGGATGACCGAGGGCGCCTTCGACACCTCGGCCATGGCGCTGCCCGAGGACAACTCCCCGGTCGTCGCCTGGCTCGCCTCCGAGGAGGCCGGCGACGTCACCGGCCGGGTGATCGAGATCGACGGGTCGGTCATCACGGTCGAGAGCGGCTGGGCGCACGGCCCTCCCGCGACAACGGCGCCCGCTGGGAGGCGGAGCAGGTGGGGCCCGCCCTCCGGGACCTGCTCGCCGCGGCGCCCGTCCCGAGCCGGTGTACGGCACGACGCTCTGAGGTTGCCTGACTCGAACATCTGTTCGAAGATAGAGGGGTGAGTGCCCGTCCCTCGAGATCGACACGCTCGCGCAGATCGAGCAGCTGCGCGGCCGGATCGCCGCGCTCGAGGGCGGGCCGACCCGGCTGGACGTGCCGGTCCTGCCCGCGTTCGCGGAGCTGGTGCGGCTGCGCACCGGCGGGGTCTACGGCGTCGACTCCGCGACCCTCGGGATGGCGCTGGCCGCCGGGGCGTCGCAGGCCGGGGAGTGGGTCGGCTTCGCCGGCTGGGACGACTTCGGGGCCGAGGCCGCCCAGCAGCGGGGGATCGTGCTCGGGCGCACGGTCCTGGTCCCCTCGCCCGGGGAGCACTGGCTGGAGGTGACGGCGGCCCTCGTCGACGTGCTCAAGGTCGTGGTGCTGCGCCCGCCCGGCGGCGTCGACGCCAAGTCCGCCTCGCTGCTCGAGGCCCGGCTCCGGGCCCGGTCGGCGGTGCTCGTGGTGCAGGGGGAGTGGCCGCGCTGCGAGGCGCGGATCAGCGCGGAGCAGGTCGCCTGGGAGGGGATCGGCCACGGGCGCGGCCGGCTGCGCGAGCGACGGGCCACGCTGGTGGCGCGCGGCGGCGGGCGGATGCCGGTCCGCGCCGAGGTGGTGCTCTGATGGTCGACCGGACGATGGTGCTGTGGTGCCCGGACTGGTCGGTCACGGCCGGCCTGCTGGAGCGGGCGGACGGCGAGGGCGGCGTCGACGCGGCGGCGCCGGCGGCCGTCCTGTCCGGCAACAAGGTCCTGGTGTGCAACGCCGCCGCCCGGACCGAGGGCGTACGCCGCGGGCAGCGGCGCCGGGACGCGCAGGCGCGCTGCCCTGACGTGGTGCTGCTCGCCGCCAACCCCGACCGCGACGCCCGGTGGTTCGAGCCGGTGCTGACGACGGTCGAGGCGCTCCGGCCCGGGGT harbors:
- a CDS encoding enoyl-CoA hydratase family protein, whose product is MTVTSELRPDGIRVVTMNAPPVNALTVQGWYDVAAALDEASADPATKVVVLRAEGKGFNAGVDIKEMQSTTGFEALLGANRGCFAAFRSVYECAVPVVAAVNGFCVGGGVGLVGNADCIVASDDAYFGVPEVNQGALGAATHMARLVPQHMMRTLYFTARTIRAADLVQFGSVLEVVPRERLDDAALAVAGEIAAKDTRVIRAAKEALNGIDPIDVNKSYRFEQGFTFELNLAGVSDELRDAFVGDEPDKRSAGTEKSKQ
- a CDS encoding SDR family oxidoreductase gives rise to the protein MSRLLEGRVAIVTGAGRGIGRAHALELARHGAKVVVNDFGVSLAGEGTGETPAHEVVAEIEAAGGSAVVNGADVADFAAAEAMVRQAIEEYGGLDILVNNAGFVRDRMLVNTSEEEWDAVVRVHLKGHFAPLRHAGAYWRTEAKAGRQRAARVVNTSSGAGLQGSIGQATYSAAKAGIAGLTLVAAAEMGRYGVTVNAIAPVARTRMTEGAFDTSAMALPEDNSPVVAWLASEEAGDVTGRVIEIDGSVITVESGWAHGPPATTAPAGRRSRWGPPSGTCSPRRPSRAGVRHDALRLPDSNICSKIEG